The following nucleotide sequence is from Streptomyces xiamenensis.
TCGCCCACGATCGCGACGAGATCGGCAAGGGACCCGGAGGCCGCGGTATCGAGGGCGGCATCGACACCGCCGGGAGCCAAGGCGGCGAGGCGTTCGTCGAGGCCGGTGCCGTAGGTGGTCGCGACGGCTCCCAAAGAGGTCAGGAACGCGTGGTTGCGCTCGCCGGCCGTCCCGATCACGGTGGCGCCCCGGGCCACGGCGATCTCGACGGCGGCGCTGCCCACACCTCCGGCAGCGCCCTCGATGAGCAGGGTGCGCCCTCGCAGTCCGCCGAGCGCGTTCAGTCCGCCGAGCGCGGTCACGGACGCCAGCCCGGCACCGGCGGCCTCCTCGTCGGTCCACGTGGTGGGGGCGTGGGCCCAGGCCGAGAGCACGGCAAGCTGCGCCGTCGCACCGGTGACGCCGCCCAGCCCGAAGACGCGGTCGCCGACGCTCACTCCTCGCACCCCCGCACCGATCTCGTCGACCACACCGACGGCGTCCCGCCCGGGAATCGCGGGCAGGTCCAGGGGAAGCAGCTCGCGCGCCGCGCCGGAGCGCACCTTCCAGTCGATCGGATTGACACTGGCCGCCGTGACGCGGACGCGGATTTCGCCGGGCCCTGGCTGGGGGTCCGGCACGTGCTCGACCACGAGGTTCTCCACGCCGCCGTACTCGTGATAGCGGACTGCGCGCATGACATCCTGCCTCTCCGCGCGGCCGGGACCGGCCGTTTCGCAAGGTCAAGGGGGGTGAGACGGTCGGTGGGCGCCGACGCCGGTCACCCTAGAACCTGACGTCGGCGTCAGGGGCAAGCCCGCCGTGTCCGCGCGGAGCCGGGCCGGCGTGCGGTGGTGGGGCACCGCCGTACCGCTCGCCGGCCGTCTCACCGTGCCGAGAGGGCCGCAGATCACGGCGGTGACGCCGCGGGGGAACTCCCACACGGTTTGTACACCTCGTGTTCAGGTGGGCTTCAGAACCGGTGCATATCCTGTCCAGGCACATTCCGGAGGACTCGGGAAGTCCTGCTGCCGGCGGCAGCGGAACCGGATCGAAAAGACGGGCGGCCATGAAGGCGAACGCGCGCGGAGCACGCACGCTGTGCGGGGGCGTGGCCGCGCTCTTCATGTTCGCCGTCTTCCTGTTCGGCGGGATGAGCTCGACGCTTCAGCCGGGCGAGTCCGCGACATCCTTCCCGGCCGGCTCCTCTCCCCGGCACGGCGACCTGGACCTGCTCCAGTCGCAGAGCACCGACAAGGACGGCGCGGCACACCGCAGGCACCGCGAGACGAGCGACGACAACGCCGCTTCGATCGAGGACCAGGGCGCCGCCGAGCCCACGGGCGCGTCCTTCCACGCCACTTTCCCGGCGCAAGCCCGGCCGGCGCCTTCTTCCGCGACCGAGCGGCCGTCCCTCGCCGGAACCCGGGTCATGCGCTGCTGAACCCGCCCGGCCGCAGGAGGGGCCCCCGGGATTCCGGGTGGCTCCGTCCCGCTCTCCCGCCCCGCCCGCCGCGTCGTGGACCGTGACGGGAACCGGGGCCGCCCCGGGTATCACTTCACGAAATCCCGTGCCATGTTCGGAGCTTCGCGGGGCCACCCGCAGCAGTCCACACCACTCCACTCCCCACAACGGCAGCGGCGGTCCGTCCGTCACGCTGCCGCCATCGTGATCACACCTGACCGGATCGAGGTATCCATGGTGAAGCGAATGACCCGTCCCGTTGCTCTGACGTTCGCGGCCGGCGCCGCGCTCGTCGCAGCCCTCACCACCACCGGCTGCGCCGCTGTCGACAAGGCCATGGACTGTGTCCGGGCCGCCGACACCATCGCGGGGCAGGTGGACGACCTCCAGCGCAGCGTCGAGCAGGTGTCGGACGACCCCACCCA
It contains:
- a CDS encoding NADP-dependent oxidoreductase, which encodes MRAVRYHEYGGVENLVVEHVPDPQPGPGEIRVRVTAASVNPIDWKVRSGAARELLPLDLPAIPGRDAVGVVDEIGAGVRGVSVGDRVFGLGGVTGATAQLAVLSAWAHAPTTWTDEEAAGAGLASVTALGGLNALGGLRGRTLLIEGAAGGVGSAAVEIAVARGATVIGTAGERNHAFLTSLGAVATTYGTGLDERLAALAPGGVDAALDTAASGSLADLVAIVGDPARVSTVADHANAERLGVRVVNAENDSSLLAEAGELGREGHYTPRVERSYSLDRIAEAHAYAELGHTRGKIVIRL